A region of Selenomonadales bacterium 4137-cl DNA encodes the following proteins:
- a CDS encoding bifunctional 2-keto-4-hydroxyglutarate aldolase/2-keto-3-deoxy-6-phosphogluconate aldolase, which translates to MSRQAVVQKIAQAGLVAVVRAESSEQAAKIADACIAGGVAAIEITFTVPGAADTIKDLCRTYKSGEIIIGAGTVLDPETARIAILAGAQYVVSPSINFETIKLCNRYQIPIMPGCGTIKEIVEAMEAGADVIKVFPGETLGPTFVKAVKGPLPQAPLMPTGGVSLDNVADWIKAGCVAVGVGGNLTGGAKKGDWQSITAIAKEFVAKIRAARGQ; encoded by the coding sequence CTGTCAAGACAAGCCGTGGTCCAGAAAATCGCTCAAGCGGGTCTCGTAGCCGTCGTCCGGGCCGAAAGCTCCGAACAGGCCGCCAAAATAGCCGACGCCTGCATCGCAGGCGGCGTCGCGGCCATCGAAATCACCTTCACCGTGCCCGGAGCCGCCGACACCATCAAAGACCTTTGCCGCACCTACAAATCGGGCGAAATCATCATCGGCGCCGGCACCGTCCTCGACCCCGAAACCGCCCGTATCGCCATTCTCGCCGGGGCCCAGTACGTAGTAAGCCCGAGCATCAACTTCGAAACCATCAAACTCTGCAACCGCTACCAGATACCCATAATGCCCGGCTGCGGCACCATCAAGGAAATCGTCGAAGCCATGGAAGCCGGCGCCGACGTCATCAAAGTATTCCCCGGCGAAACGCTTGGCCCCACCTTCGTCAAAGCGGTCAAAGGCCCGCTGCCCCAGGCGCCCCTCATGCCCACCGGCGGCGTCAGCCTCGACAACGTCGCCGACTGGATCAAAGCCGGCTGCGTGGCCGTAGGTGTCGGCGGTAACCTGACCGGCGGCGCCAAGAAAGGCGACTGGCAGTCCATCACCGCCATCGCCAAGGAATTCGTCGCCAAGATCCGTGCCGCCCGCGGCCAATAG
- a CDS encoding zinc-binding alcohol dehydrogenase family protein, which produces MKAAILYGPHDLRLVETAMPVPAADGVLIRVKAMGICGSDLHAYHGKLATVVYPRLIGHEVVGEVVETGSAVSKVKAGDHVVMDPVVSCGRCPACRSGRGNVCRDVKCMGVAAEGGCAEYIVLPEGNVHLIPADIPWNEAALIEPYTIGAQVTSRGEVAPGDTVLIMGAGPIGLVVLQAAKRRRAKVIITDVSEGRLELARRLDADVTVNPQKQDLAVAVSQFTDGYGVNVAVDAVGLPELFAQAVEFTAPTGRVVILGFNPTPSHVSELPITRKELDIRGSRMHAGKFPEVIRWFAAREVKTTPLISHQFPFEKVNEAFKTLEQEPDKTCKVIITF; this is translated from the coding sequence GTGAAAGCAGCGATCCTTTACGGGCCCCATGATCTCAGACTGGTCGAAACTGCCATGCCCGTCCCCGCCGCCGACGGCGTCCTCATTCGCGTCAAAGCGATGGGCATCTGCGGCTCCGACCTTCACGCCTACCACGGCAAACTGGCCACCGTGGTCTACCCGCGGCTCATCGGCCACGAAGTCGTCGGCGAAGTCGTCGAAACCGGCAGCGCCGTCAGCAAAGTCAAAGCCGGCGACCATGTCGTCATGGACCCGGTCGTCAGCTGCGGCCGTTGCCCCGCGTGCCGTTCGGGCCGCGGCAACGTCTGCCGCGACGTCAAATGCATGGGTGTCGCCGCCGAAGGCGGCTGTGCCGAATACATCGTCCTGCCCGAAGGCAACGTCCACCTCATTCCCGCCGACATCCCCTGGAATGAAGCGGCGCTCATCGAGCCTTACACCATCGGCGCCCAGGTCACCAGCCGCGGCGAAGTAGCCCCCGGCGACACCGTCCTCATCATGGGCGCCGGCCCCATCGGCCTCGTTGTCCTCCAGGCCGCCAAGCGGCGCCGCGCCAAAGTCATCATCACCGACGTATCCGAAGGGCGGCTCGAGCTCGCCCGCCGGCTCGACGCCGACGTCACCGTCAATCCCCAGAAGCAGGACCTGGCCGTTGCCGTCAGCCAGTTCACCGACGGTTACGGCGTCAACGTCGCCGTCGACGCCGTTGGCCTGCCCGAACTCTTTGCCCAGGCGGTCGAATTCACCGCGCCCACCGGCCGTGTCGTCATCCTTGGCTTCAACCCCACCCCGTCCCATGTGTCGGAGCTGCCGATCACCCGCAAGGAACTCGACATCCGCGGCTCGCGCATGCACGCCGGCAAATTCCCCGAAGTCATCAGGTGGTTTGCCGCCAGGGAAGTTAAAACCACGCCCCTGATATCCCACCAGTTCCCGTTCGAGAAAGTCAACGAAGCCTTCAAGACACTCGAACAGGAACCCGACAAAACCTGCAAAGTAATCATCACCTTCTAA
- a CDS encoding TRAP transporter substrate-binding protein: MKKTLSVLLALTLLLGAIAMAGCGKSEPAKQEVKTIAMKFGHYAPAGHPGHAAAKMFAENVEKRTNGAIKISVFPDNQLGSPPEMLEQNIMGAIDMSLPTQGALDKYSKKFAVVMLPFVFNDAHHAYKVLDGPFMQWAAPDLDKQGLIFLANWEWGFRNLTNNVRPINSPDDVKGLKIRTPPEIQLQAAMEALGGNVTKIAFPELFMALKQGVVDAQENPLSVIYHNKYYEAQKYLAMTNHVYNSMVHVMSKKTWEKLTPEQQKIIKEESKKAGDFMREQVQKEEKALVKQLEEKGMKVTTPKVAEFKAKMQPAYDKIAAYAGKENVDAFIKMADSVK; encoded by the coding sequence GTGAAAAAGACGCTCAGCGTACTGCTTGCCCTGACACTGCTGCTTGGCGCCATCGCCATGGCCGGCTGCGGCAAGAGCGAACCCGCCAAACAGGAAGTCAAAACCATTGCCATGAAGTTCGGCCATTATGCTCCGGCCGGCCACCCCGGCCACGCGGCCGCCAAGATGTTCGCCGAGAACGTCGAAAAGCGGACCAACGGCGCCATCAAAATCTCCGTATTCCCCGACAATCAGCTCGGCTCCCCGCCGGAAATGCTCGAACAGAACATCATGGGCGCCATCGACATGAGCCTGCCCACCCAGGGCGCGCTCGACAAATACTCGAAAAAATTCGCCGTAGTCATGCTGCCCTTCGTCTTCAATGACGCCCACCACGCCTACAAGGTGCTCGACGGCCCCTTCATGCAGTGGGCGGCCCCCGACCTTGACAAACAGGGGCTCATCTTCCTCGCCAACTGGGAATGGGGTTTCCGCAACCTTACCAACAACGTGCGCCCCATCAACTCCCCGGATGACGTCAAAGGACTCAAGATCAGGACGCCGCCGGAAATCCAACTCCAGGCGGCCATGGAAGCGCTTGGCGGCAACGTCACCAAGATCGCCTTCCCCGAACTGTTCATGGCCCTCAAACAGGGGGTCGTCGACGCCCAGGAAAATCCCCTGTCCGTAATCTATCACAACAAATACTACGAAGCCCAGAAATACCTGGCAATGACAAATCACGTCTATAACTCCATGGTCCACGTCATGAGCAAAAAGACCTGGGAAAAACTGACCCCCGAACAACAGAAGATAATCAAGGAAGAAAGCAAAAAAGCCGGCGACTTTATGAGGGAACAAGTCCAGAAGGAAGAAAAGGCGCTGGTTAAACAGCTCGAAGAAAAGGGCATGAAAGTCACCACTCCCAAAGTGGCCGAGTTTAAAGCCAAGATGCAGCCCGCCTACGACAAGATCGCCGCCTACGCCGGCAAAGAGAACGTCGACGCCTTTATCAAGATGGCCGACTCTGTCAAATAA
- a CDS encoding cupin domain-containing protein — MAETRKYVYSIRDIPPVPLTDKVNTRFLLGDNVLMSFIEQPPGAVFPIHAHDCEQILIILEGSNEQIVDGETYHMEAGDVCVHPANVPHGGETKTGFKGIDIFSPPRQDYVERIKKYQRQ, encoded by the coding sequence ATGGCGGAAACCAGGAAATACGTTTACTCCATCAGGGATATTCCTCCGGTGCCTCTGACCGACAAAGTCAACACCCGTTTTCTCCTCGGCGACAACGTTCTCATGAGCTTCATCGAGCAGCCGCCAGGAGCGGTATTTCCCATCCATGCCCACGACTGCGAACAAATCCTGATTATCCTCGAAGGGTCCAACGAGCAAATTGTCGACGGCGAAACCTACCACATGGAAGCCGGCGACGTCTGCGTCCACCCCGCCAACGTGCCGCACGGCGGCGAAACGAAAACCGGTTTCAAGGGTATCGACATTTTCTCGCCACCCCGTCAGGACTATGTTGAAAGAATAAAAAAATATCAGCGGCAATAA
- a CDS encoding iron-containing alcohol dehydrogenase — MKELRFHGRSIVTGRGAVGFLKDLPVARAFIVTGGSSVVRNGMLAKIQDLLAGKGCQTLVYSGIPKNPPVETVVDGIARMREFAPDTVIGIGGGSALDAAKVMSVFYEHPELDVAAAFRQAIPQQREKIRLIAIPGTSGTASEVTCFAVLTYRGEDLKVGGKSPAFVPDYAILDVDMTLSMPRNVAAETGMDAMAHAVECYTNPALDDFTETMAAGAVEGLYRHLPASCAVGDAAAREKVHNYQCLAGCAFANVGTGLDHGIAHAFGGRYDLGHGLLIAVALPYVLEFNSRDPLVREKLARLAKRIDRDDFVAAIRELNSRLGIPASFKALGISEADFAADFATLTENSLKGSTRVNPVPVSTDDMQVILRSIYEGRSIQ; from the coding sequence ATGAAAGAACTGAGATTCCACGGCCGGTCGATCGTCACCGGACGCGGCGCCGTCGGATTCCTGAAAGACCTGCCCGTAGCGCGGGCCTTCATCGTGACCGGCGGCAGTTCCGTCGTCCGCAACGGCATGCTCGCCAAAATCCAAGACCTTCTGGCCGGTAAAGGCTGCCAGACCTTAGTCTACAGCGGCATACCCAAGAACCCGCCCGTCGAAACCGTCGTCGACGGCATCGCCCGCATGCGCGAATTCGCCCCCGACACCGTCATCGGCATCGGCGGCGGGTCGGCCCTCGACGCCGCCAAAGTCATGAGCGTCTTCTACGAGCACCCCGAACTCGACGTGGCAGCAGCCTTCCGGCAGGCCATCCCCCAGCAGCGGGAAAAAATCAGGCTCATCGCCATCCCCGGCACCTCGGGGACGGCCAGCGAAGTAACCTGCTTCGCCGTTCTCACCTATCGCGGCGAAGACCTCAAGGTAGGCGGCAAATCGCCGGCCTTCGTGCCCGACTACGCCATCCTCGACGTCGACATGACCCTGTCCATGCCCAGAAACGTCGCCGCCGAAACCGGGATGGACGCCATGGCCCACGCCGTCGAATGCTACACCAACCCCGCCCTCGACGACTTCACCGAAACCATGGCCGCCGGAGCCGTCGAAGGACTCTACCGTCACCTGCCCGCATCCTGCGCGGTCGGCGACGCCGCCGCCCGCGAGAAAGTCCACAACTACCAGTGCCTGGCCGGCTGCGCCTTCGCCAACGTCGGCACCGGCCTCGACCACGGCATCGCCCACGCCTTCGGCGGCAGATACGACCTTGGCCACGGCCTCTTAATCGCCGTCGCCCTTCCCTATGTCCTCGAATTCAACTCCCGCGATCCCCTAGTGCGCGAAAAACTCGCCCGCCTCGCCAAGCGGATCGACCGCGACGACTTCGTCGCCGCCATCCGTGAGCTCAACTCCCGGCTGGGCATCCCCGCATCCTTCAAAGCCCTGGGCATCAGCGAGGCCGACTTTGCCGCCGACTTCGCCACCCTGACCGAAAACTCGCTCAAGGGCTCGACCAGGGTCAACCCTGTCCCTGTTTCGACGGACGACATGCAGGTTATTCTACGCTCCATCTACGAAGGCCGGAGCATTCAATAA
- a CDS encoding TRAP transporter large permease, whose protein sequence is MLALAIFFVLVFFMFAGIPVAISMGVTSMIFFACLDGLQNLTMVAQRMYSSTTGFTLLAIPFFIMAGNLMNTGGVTTRIFRFAASLVGHIWGGLGQVVIVAAVIMSGMCGAAVAEAAGLGMLAMKAMPERGFDRRFTAAITGAAATIGPVVPPSIPFVIYGSITGVSIGQLFLAGFLPGFLMAAAMGVAVYFISRHRGYPRQEPAPVREILASFKEAFLALMCPVIIIGGIVSGVFTPTEASVIACVYALFLGLFVYGEIKIADLPRIGWETTLFTIRIMFIISVAGFFGWLLIHQTIPQKVIAELTALGTGANVFMAITIFVLLVLGCFMEGIAIIVITVPVFMPIVCQYGIDPVHFGVVNILCSMVGLLTPPVGMCLYTMASVSGEGIWDLSRELLPYILGIFGVTLLCAFAPGIVLWIPRMFA, encoded by the coding sequence ATGCTTGCCTTGGCAATTTTCTTCGTCCTTGTCTTTTTTATGTTTGCAGGCATCCCGGTGGCTATCAGCATGGGCGTCACCTCGATGATCTTTTTCGCCTGCCTCGACGGCTTGCAGAACCTCACCATGGTCGCCCAGCGCATGTACTCCTCGACCACCGGCTTTACCCTGCTGGCTATTCCCTTCTTCATCATGGCCGGCAACCTGATGAACACCGGCGGCGTCACCACCCGCATCTTCCGATTCGCCGCCTCCCTGGTAGGCCATATCTGGGGCGGCCTCGGCCAGGTGGTAATCGTTGCCGCCGTCATCATGTCCGGCATGTGCGGCGCCGCCGTCGCCGAAGCCGCCGGCCTCGGCATGTTGGCCATGAAAGCCATGCCCGAGCGCGGCTTCGACCGCCGCTTCACCGCCGCCATCACCGGCGCGGCCGCCACCATCGGCCCCGTGGTCCCGCCCAGCATCCCCTTCGTAATCTACGGCAGCATCACCGGCGTCTCAATCGGCCAGCTCTTCCTCGCCGGCTTCCTGCCCGGCTTTCTTATGGCGGCCGCCATGGGCGTCGCCGTATACTTCATCTCCAGGCACCGCGGCTACCCCCGCCAGGAGCCGGCCCCTGTCAGGGAAATCCTCGCCAGCTTCAAAGAAGCCTTCCTCGCCCTCATGTGCCCGGTCATCATCATCGGCGGCATCGTCAGCGGGGTATTCACCCCCACCGAGGCGTCGGTAATCGCCTGCGTTTACGCCCTATTCCTGGGGCTGTTCGTCTACGGGGAAATAAAAATCGCCGACCTGCCCCGCATCGGCTGGGAAACAACCCTCTTCACCATCCGCATCATGTTCATCATCAGCGTGGCCGGCTTCTTCGGCTGGCTGCTCATCCACCAGACAATACCGCAGAAGGTGATCGCCGAACTCACCGCTCTCGGCACCGGCGCAAACGTCTTCATGGCCATCACCATCTTCGTTCTCCTCGTTCTCGGCTGTTTTATGGAAGGCATCGCCATCATCGTCATCACCGTTCCGGTCTTCATGCCGATCGTCTGCCAGTACGGCATCGACCCCGTGCACTTCGGCGTCGTCAACATCCTCTGCTCGATGGTCGGCCTCCTCACCCCGCCGGTGGGGATGTGCCTCTACACCATGGCCAGCGTAAGCGGCGAAGGCATCTGGGATCTTAGCCGGGAGCTACTGCCTTATATCCTCGGCATCTTCGGCGTTACCCTCCTGTGCGCGTTTGCGCCGGGAATAGTCCTGTGGATACCCCGCATGTTCGCTTAG
- a CDS encoding sugar kinase, whose protein sequence is MKAVTFGEIMLRLAPPGYLRFEQAASFEAVYGGGEANVAVSLANFGVPAAFVTKVPDNPIGQAAINEMRRYGVDTAYMLKGGDRLGIYFLEKGASQRPSKVVYDRKLSAISQARKEDFDWPAIFSGADWFHFTGITPALGDSVAEAVLAACQAAKAAGLTVSCDLNFRKNLWTSEKAGKTMAQFMPYVDVCIANEEDAEKVFGIKAPDSDIVGGSLSHDGYKAVAEELKKRFNFTAVAITLRGSISASDNNWAAMLYKDGEFHFSRTYPIHIVDRVGGGDSFAGGLIYAMLSGFAAKDALEFAVAASCLKHSIEGDHNHVTVAEVKTLAGGDASGRVQR, encoded by the coding sequence ATGAAAGCAGTAACCTTCGGAGAAATCATGCTTCGGCTGGCCCCCCCCGGCTACCTCCGCTTCGAGCAAGCCGCCTCCTTCGAGGCCGTCTACGGCGGCGGCGAAGCCAACGTTGCCGTATCGCTCGCCAACTTCGGCGTCCCCGCCGCCTTCGTCACCAAAGTACCCGACAACCCCATCGGCCAGGCGGCCATCAACGAAATGCGTCGTTATGGCGTCGACACCGCCTATATGCTTAAAGGCGGCGACCGCCTCGGCATCTACTTCCTCGAAAAAGGCGCCTCCCAGCGCCCCTCCAAAGTCGTCTACGACCGCAAACTGTCCGCCATCTCCCAGGCCAGGAAGGAAGACTTCGACTGGCCAGCCATCTTCAGCGGCGCCGACTGGTTCCACTTCACCGGCATCACCCCCGCCCTCGGCGACAGCGTCGCCGAAGCCGTCCTCGCCGCCTGTCAGGCCGCCAAGGCCGCCGGGCTCACCGTAAGCTGCGACCTCAACTTCCGCAAAAACCTCTGGACGAGCGAAAAAGCCGGCAAAACCATGGCCCAGTTCATGCCCTACGTCGACGTCTGCATCGCCAACGAAGAAGACGCCGAAAAAGTCTTCGGCATCAAAGCCCCCGACAGCGACATCGTCGGCGGCAGCCTCAGCCACGACGGCTACAAAGCCGTCGCCGAAGAACTCAAAAAGCGCTTCAACTTCACCGCCGTCGCCATCACCCTCAGGGGCAGCATCTCCGCCTCAGACAACAACTGGGCGGCCATGCTCTACAAAGACGGCGAATTCCACTTTTCCCGCACCTATCCCATCCACATCGTCGACCGCGTCGGCGGCGGCGATTCCTTCGCCGGCGGCCTCATCTACGCAATGCTGAGCGGCTTCGCCGCCAAAGACGCCCTCGAATTCGCCGTAGCCGCCTCCTGCCTCAAACACTCCATCGAAGGCGACCATAACCATGTCACCGTCGCCGAAGTCAAAACCCTCGCCGGCGGCGACGCCTCCGGCCGCGTTCAGCGCTAA
- a CDS encoding TRAP transporter small permease, translated as MEALKNLDKILGCLLRGGSVALLAAIFVILIANVFVRFFPVTSFGWFDEIIEMLIAWFVFLGAAALWRENEHFVVSFLPDHLKGKTAGHLLDIVVSIVSLAFLAIFTYYSLNLTMRAQDWTPIINMPKKLLYASMPFSGALMIVYSVRNIIRSGGRLVGRQR; from the coding sequence ATGGAAGCGCTGAAAAACCTTGACAAAATACTGGGCTGTTTACTGCGCGGGGGCAGCGTCGCCCTGCTCGCCGCAATCTTCGTCATTCTCATCGCGAACGTCTTCGTGCGGTTCTTCCCCGTGACCTCCTTCGGCTGGTTCGACGAAATCATCGAAATGCTCATCGCCTGGTTCGTCTTCCTCGGCGCGGCCGCCCTGTGGCGGGAGAACGAGCACTTCGTCGTCTCCTTCCTGCCCGACCATCTAAAGGGCAAAACCGCCGGGCACCTGCTCGACATCGTCGTCAGCATCGTCAGCCTCGCATTCCTGGCGATATTCACCTATTACTCCCTTAACCTGACAATGCGCGCCCAAGACTGGACCCCGATCATCAACATGCCGAAAAAACTGCTTTACGCCAGTATGCCCTTCTCCGGGGCGCTCATGATCGTCTACAGCGTTCGGAACATCATCCGGAGCGGCGGCCGCCTGGTGGGGAGACAACGATAA
- the kduD gene encoding 2-dehydro-3-deoxy-D-gluconate 5-dehydrogenase KduD yields the protein MILDQFSLAGKVAIVTGASRGLGAGMAIGLAEAGADLVVVASSARIHDTAASITALGRKCVAVQTDLTDVKTVPAVIDAALKNFGKIDILVNCAGIIRRAPALEFTEKDWDDVMNVNLKTMFFMCQAAAKEMMKQGKGKIVNIASLLSFQGGIIVPSYTASKSGVAGLTKALANEWAAHGINVNAIAPGYMATEMTEALQKSAERAPAILARIPQGRWGTPEDMKGAAVYLASAASDYLQGHVLVVDGGWMGR from the coding sequence ATGATTCTCGACCAATTCTCTCTCGCCGGCAAAGTGGCCATCGTCACCGGAGCCAGCCGCGGCCTCGGCGCCGGCATGGCCATCGGGCTTGCGGAAGCCGGCGCCGACCTCGTCGTCGTGGCCAGCAGCGCCCGCATCCACGATACAGCGGCCAGCATTACCGCCCTCGGCCGCAAATGCGTGGCTGTTCAAACCGACCTTACCGATGTCAAAACCGTCCCTGCGGTCATCGACGCCGCCCTGAAAAACTTTGGCAAGATCGACATCCTCGTCAACTGCGCCGGCATCATCCGCCGCGCCCCGGCGCTCGAATTCACCGAAAAAGACTGGGACGACGTCATGAACGTCAACCTTAAGACGATGTTCTTCATGTGCCAGGCGGCAGCCAAGGAAATGATGAAACAGGGCAAGGGCAAAATCGTCAACATCGCCTCCCTGCTGTCCTTCCAGGGCGGCATCATCGTTCCGTCCTACACCGCCAGCAAATCCGGCGTCGCCGGCCTTACCAAGGCCCTCGCCAACGAGTGGGCCGCCCACGGCATCAACGTCAACGCTATCGCCCCCGGCTACATGGCCACCGAAATGACCGAAGCTCTCCAGAAGAGCGCCGAACGGGCGCCGGCCATCCTCGCCCGCATCCCGCAGGGCCGGTGGGGAACGCCCGAAGACATGAAAGGCGCCGCCGTTTACCTCGCCTCCGCCGCATCCGACTACCTCCAGGGCCACGTCCTGGTCGTCGACGGCGGCTGGATGGGCCGCTAA
- a CDS encoding HD-GYP domain-containing protein, translating into MLWITRHHLLSEVQTGMILARPVVSDDMSILLNENTVLTDSMLALLKTWQIQSLYVKEIIREGGHNISGFGSEQEAFGRNYADIVRTLKDVFEKTRYFKEVPLGQVQELADQTIESLVNATGVISHLASVRAADDYTFRHSLNVGVIAGLLAKWLKFRGKGLREIVLAGLLHDIGKTQVPLEILNKPGPLSGEEMAVIEEHPIKGYKLIEDTDLIPQSVKLCVLQHHERLDGSGYPLAIAGKEIADYARIIAVADVYDAMTSRRVYRGALTPFSVIAEIFAEMFIRLDPAVALPFISHVRDSLVGFLVRLSDGTEARVVYLDKDRPAQPVVKLAGGDYIDLEKRRDLTITEVIAS; encoded by the coding sequence GTGCTGTGGATTACAAGACACCATTTGCTCTCCGAGGTTCAGACCGGCATGATCCTGGCAAGGCCGGTCGTATCGGACGACATGAGCATCCTGCTCAACGAGAACACCGTCCTTACCGACTCCATGCTTGCCCTGCTCAAAACCTGGCAAATCCAGTCCCTGTACGTCAAGGAAATCATCCGCGAAGGCGGCCATAACATCTCCGGCTTCGGCTCCGAACAGGAAGCCTTCGGCAGAAACTACGCCGACATCGTCCGCACCCTCAAGGATGTCTTCGAAAAGACCCGTTACTTCAAAGAAGTGCCCCTGGGACAGGTGCAGGAACTGGCCGACCAGACGATAGAATCACTGGTCAACGCCACCGGCGTCATCAGTCACCTTGCCAGCGTCCGGGCCGCCGACGACTATACCTTTCGCCACTCCCTCAACGTCGGCGTCATTGCCGGGCTGCTGGCCAAATGGCTGAAATTCAGGGGCAAAGGTCTGCGCGAAATCGTTCTCGCCGGACTCCTCCACGACATCGGCAAAACCCAGGTGCCCCTGGAGATACTCAACAAGCCCGGGCCGCTGTCCGGCGAAGAAATGGCCGTCATCGAGGAACACCCGATTAAAGGCTACAAATTGATCGAAGACACCGACCTCATCCCCCAATCGGTCAAACTGTGCGTACTGCAGCACCACGAGCGCCTCGACGGCAGCGGCTACCCCCTGGCCATCGCCGGCAAAGAAATCGCCGACTACGCCCGCATAATCGCCGTCGCCGACGTATATGACGCCATGACCTCCCGGCGCGTCTACCGCGGAGCCCTCACCCCGTTCAGCGTCATCGCCGAAATATTCGCCGAAATGTTCATCAGACTCGACCCGGCGGTCGCCCTGCCGTTCATCAGTCATGTGCGCGACTCGCTCGTCGGTTTCCTGGTCCGTCTCTCCGACGGCACGGAAGCCAGAGTCGTATACCTCGACAAAGATAGACCCGCCCAGCCGGTCGTAAAACTGGCCGGCGGCGACTATATCGATTTGGAGAAGAGGCGGGATCTCACCATCACCGAAGTCATCGCTAGCTGA